A segment of the Colletotrichum destructivum chromosome 3, complete sequence genome:
TTGCCTTCGaaatccatccatccatccatccatccatccatccatccatccatccatccatccatccatccatccatccatccatcacgCATCTCATAACCGTGCTCTGCCAGACAGACAAGACTTTCCCAGTCCAGTCTCCCACATCATGCATCTCATCCTCACCGGCGCAaccggcctcgtcggctcgggcgtcctcgacgccatgATCAAGATGAAGGACGTCACAAAAATCTCCATCCTCAGCAGGAGACCAATCCccatggccgacgacgccaaagaCCCTCGCATCAACGTCATCATCCACAAGGACTTTGAAAGGTACGACCCGGAGCTGCTCGACAAGCTCAGGggcgccaacggcgccgtgTGGGCGCTGGGCATCAGCCAGAACAAAGTCAGCAAAGAGTAAGCATCAAATTTCATTTTTTTCCTCggaagggggcggcggtATGGGCGACGGTATGGGCGGCGAAAGCGCACTCGCAAACCTACTCACGCTCGCGCGCCACGCAGGGACTACGTCAAAATCACAAAGGACTACGCCCTCGAAGCAGCAAAAGCCTTCGCCGACCTGCCACCAAAGGACGAGCCCTTCCGCTTCGTCTACGTCTCGGGCGAGGGCGCGACCCAGCAGCCGGGCCGCTTCAGCGCCATCTTCGCCCgcgtcaagggcgagacggagacgCTCCTCTCCGAGATGCGCGCCGCGAACCCGCGCCTGCGCGCCGAGTCCGTCCGCCCGGCCTTTGTCGACCGCGCCCACcacgacgccatcaagccCTACGTGCCGAACCCGGGCGTGCTGTACAACCTGATGAACGCCTACCTGGGCCCGCTGACGAGGACGCTCGTCCCTTCATTTGTCAGCCCAACCGAGGTGCTGGGGAGGTTCATGACGGAAATGGCCATGGGTaaggtcgacgacgggctgGCGGCCGGTGGGAAAGGGATCATTACGCTGAACGGCGGGCTGAGGATCGTGGAGAACGTTGGATTCAGGAGGTTGGCCGGTTTGCCATAGTGTGTGTGTTGCATACCCGTAAGGGATCATGGCGGTCGGTTTTGTGTAAGATCTAGCTGTATGAATGTGTAAACATTATTTAAAATGGTTGGTTTCAATCACGGCTTGATTCACCAAGCGATGCAACGCCGTTCATAGGAAAGTGGTGAGTGATGGGAGAATGGGAAGCAAGAAGTTTGCTATATAGTACCCCTTCTTACAGTGTCATGTCACCAACGAGCTTCCGCTCGGCCCAATGGTCTAGAGGTATGATTCGCCCTTCGGGTTTCACGATCCGTGTGCACAGCACATCAATTGGGCGAGGCCCCGCGTTCGAATCGCGGTTGGGCCCATTGTTTTTTCTGTTTTAGGGATTTTGCAATGGATTGTCTgtcttcttcaccttcactGGTAGGTGGAGCATTTCTTGTTTTtgaagaagagacaagaCCTGATTGATGTTGATTGAATGTGAAGAGTAGGATAAATGCGTTGTCAGCTACATTGTGGGGGCGGGGCATGTGAATTTCACGAGCCACACGAAGCTGTGTTAGTTAGGTGAGCGCTGACTGTTGAACACCACCGCTTCCTTCCTTCGTCTTGTATTTGTTGCTGAGAATAATCAACCACATTGTGTTCTGAGTTTGTAGGCACCATATCACTCATCTCATCGCTTTCTGCATGTACCTTGGTGATCGGCTAATACAACTTGTCACCCATTTGAACATAAATGTGCTGATTTCGGTGGCTGTGTCGCTCTTGCCTCTTTGCTCCTGTCTCTACTGCCTCAGATACTGGCTCGAATCAACCCCGGCGTGCGCCTTTCGCTCCTGCCCTCTGTAACATTACAACAATGTGATACCAGTAACACTTTCTGAAttcgtcttctctctctctgttcttctttttcttcgtctAACCAatttcttctcttttcttctgtCTCACTgtccaccaccacaacccAGCTCCAAAGCGACTTCAGTGCTCCGACAACCTAAACCAGATATCGTACACCCAGATTCCTTACCATTAGTTTGTCCGACCATGCCAAGAGAGACAGCCGCCCAATTTCGGTACAAGCTTCgggccgtggccgaggcgctcgagacCTGGGCCCAGACACCAGTAAGCATAGCAcatggcgttggcgggcATCAATCAACTGACACATCAGTAGGCCGGACAGATATGGATGATTGCCAAGGAGAGGAGGTTTAGGAGATGGATGAAGCGTGAATTTCCTCCTCTGGAGGAGAGCTCATCTGAAGAAGACGACCCGGACTCTGCCCGGAAAGAGGAGGCGAAcgacgccatcggcaagGAGCGTGCAAGCCGAGCGCGTCTTCGCAAGATGCATTGACCAACTCCGTCCCGGATGCAGACGACAAACTTCAAGAGACCTTCCGAGCGGCTGGTGACAAAATTCGAAAGGACGCGGGCCAGAAGAACGCTGGCCAGAAGCATACGGCTGAAAGTGATGACGAGGACTCGGATGAGGCAATTCGAGCGCAGCTGAAACGACAGGAGACGTGTAGAAAGATATTCGAACGTAAGAACGCAAGATCTATCAAGAAGATAAAGAGCGTCTAGTGCCTTTGAGGCCCGAAAACAGCGCGCAGGAGCGCGACGACTCCGTGCTTCGAGGTTTCCTTCGTCTTTTACGACATACGGATCCTTCAGGGAGGAGGTCCAACTGAGTCACAGATTGCATACGCAGATATGGAAAGTATGGAAAATAGAAACGAGGCGACGAACCTATATCCCTGTTCGCGAGACCTAAGCAATCGCCCAGCTCAGAAGATGATGTGCGAAGACTCTAAGGAACAGTTGAATGAAGCGTTAAGTGAGTTGTTCATGCATGCTAAACAAGATCATCAACCCAAGTCTGAGGACCTAGGGTACTAGTACGTGGTGCGTCGTGTAGTGAGTTCATTCGTCTTGTTGACTCGGTGACATTGACCCCCGCCCTCCCAAGAATAGACTACCGAAGCATTGCCCCCCAACGAGAACAAACCACTCTCTAGACTCGTACGGGTCCGCGAACGCTCTGTTTAGTCCATGTGCACTATTTCGCTCGACCTGTACGTCTCCAAGATACTATCCTCCACGTCGTCGGCATAGTGCGGGGGCGTGACACTATCGGAGTGgcgtctctccctctcctcctcctcggcatcgtcataTGGCGGTACGTTGATGACAATCGTGTGAtacgccggcggcggagtgTCCCCGCGGAAATCCAGAAGCCCCCGCTCCATGGGGTCTTCCTCCTGGTGGAGAGGCGACGAGTCCCCGGCCTCGCGGCGCCTCCGCCGTCTGCCCCGACCAGACCtcccctcctcggccatggcgccgTAGTGGTCGTAGCACCCGTGTATGGAATTGGCGGCGAgacagaagaagaggaacagGACGCAAAAGTACATCACGACGAACAGGAGGAGTCCTGAGAGGTCGAGCTCGGGTTCGCCGGCCGTGGGTTCCTGTGTGGTGATTTTGGGGGTCCGGATCGCGCCGTAAGAGGCTTGGCGGGTGAGGTCTGTTGAACCGAACATGTTGTATTCTTGTTTGATTTGGAGCCCTAGTGTATCGTGTCTTTGCGTAGGAGATAGATTGGGGCTTGCTTGAATGTCAAACGGAGCTTTCGGTAGCAGAGTGCCGGTGTTGGACTGTTGGTTCGGGCACTGATGAAAGATGGTCCCAGCACGACGGCGTTGAGATGATTTCCCTGGCCCCAAGGGGAGTacagacagagagacgtTTGACGGTGTCCTTATCCAGACTTGCGAATGGCTCCATGGTGGGGACGAGACCTTGCCGCCCTGTTTTGTGCAGAATTATGATGCTGTCTCCGATGTGCGTGTCAAGCTTTCCTAGGGCAGCCCTAAAGGTCTCGGTCAACCCGTAGCAGGCTGCCCCAGTCGAAAGTCCCGCCAGCCAGAACAGAGTTCCGAATGAACACTGGGTATTCGATGGATCGTGGGCGAGTTTAACGGTCGAGTGCTGGGCATCCATCAGGGCAGACGATCCGGGTTCAGTTGTTGAGCGGGACGACCACACTTGGTGTAAAACCTTTCGCTTCAGACTTCTCCAGGTCCTTGGAATTTTTTGTGCCAGGTTCAATAAGTCTTCACACACTTGATTTCTTTACGATTGTCAAAATTGCCTGAGTGAATCGTGGTTGATATAAATTTGAAGCTAATCAGCCACCTCCCGTATTCCCATCTTCGCTTGCTCCCTGCGTTTTTTCTGGGTCGTCCAACTCAACTCAACGAACTTGAGAGTTGGTCCTCCTGCGCTCAACTTTGTTCATGGACAGAAGAAGCACAAGACTAGTCCGTGTCGGGCTTTGGTTCGTCAGAAAACGTCTCATACGTGGTCGTGTCAGATCCCGTAGATACGCCGCTGGAGTCCTTCGTCGACGCCTCGGGGGCCCTCTGACTCTGCCACCTCGCCTCCcgatcctcgccgtcgataAAACTCGATTGATGTAGCATGAAGGTGAAGACGCCGGCTGCAAAGCCGAGGAAAGAAAGGACTGCGATGACTGCAACGCTCGCCCAGGCGAGGATGTAGAGGACGAAGGCCCCAATCTCGTAACAAGTATCGATGAGCATGTTTATAGAGTCCAGGGACTGCTTGTTGCGTGTTTGAGTGAGTAGGGGTTTGACGGTACTTGAGATGTTGCTGGTTTCTCTTTCGATTGCGAATGCTTGAAACGTACGGCTGCTTAGGGTCGCTTGAAATGATATTGGTGCAGCAACTGGTTCTTCAGATGAGTTGTGTAGGAGATGGATTGTTTGCTCTTTTGCCTGGTTGGAGAAAACATAGGATCTTATTTCTATTTAAAAAAGTTGAACCATCTCCGAAATGACAATGGCCAAACGAGTCTCGTCACCTCGTGGGGGGACCAGACCATGGACCATTACTTCTGGCACTCACTGGAGCGAATTGTTTTTAATTTTCAAAAAAGAATTTGAGTTGGGTGATCAGTTGGCTCACATGAAGGCTTGTTCGATAGGATCCATAGCTAGAATGCCCGCGAGAATTGAATAGTCTCACAAGGTACTGTCGTCGCATCGCATGAATGTGTCAATCTCCTGTAGTTCGACAAATCCGCCAAATGCTGCTGAGACGTATCTGCAAGCCAGATGAAACAGCAGACATCTTCTGCGAGAGAGACGAAAGGCGTGGGAGTAATTTCAAAGTGAGGACTGAGAGAGTAGGATAGCAATGATTCGATAAGTGCCAATACCCAAAACCAGTCGCAAGCACGGCTTTCGGCTGCAAGCTTTGCTTGTGAGACCACCCGAATGAGGAGATAAACTTAAGAAAACAATGGGGGGTTTCCTAACTAATAGTTCTTAGCCCGGAAGAACAAATATTCCCACGTCCCTTCTCTTCCAAGAGGCTACTGACAGCGTAAAAGGTCACATGAATGTTACCGATGTACGGGATGGTCCAACTACAATCGACTTCATGCATTCAAATCAGCACGACCTCTTGAACATTCTGTTCCCAGAGACTCCTGAGTTGAGCTCGAAAACCCAGAGCTGACCCCTCCAGAGCAGGATCTTCATCGTAACTTTGTTCGCCTGGCTCTGGCTGCTCGTTCTCTGTGTGGAACCACCCAACACGAGAGTATCTGCCATGCCCTTCCTCTACCACAAGTAGACCTTCGATGATCGAGTTACCAGTGTTGACAACCACCAACACGCTTAAGGGAGACTGGGAACCGGTACTCAACCTTGGATCATTCAGATAATCGATCTGTACCGGCATCTCCCGACATCCCAAGATCACAACCAGGATGCCTTTATGGCCTACTGAAGGCGGCGCAACAGACATCAGTAGGCCGCGAATGCGAAGCTCCCCCCTTTTAACCTCCCCAAACGGCGCATTTGGAGACTCAAGCTCCAAGTCGTAACCCAGTATTTCAAAGTCCGCATCTTTTTGCTTCTTCAAATGCGAGTTTGTCCATGCGACCTGGCCGTTGAGCGACGCCCAACTCCACGACGGCTGAGGCATGGTGTCAGGTACAGGATGCTGGAAAGGAACTTGGAGGTGACGGGGACCCGACGCTGCCCAAACCAGGCCTGCTGGTAAATCCGATTTCCAAAGCCCACAGACGTATTCATCTCGCAAAGCTGCGGCAAACCCCTTGGCTATACCCGATATGGCCGGTAGTCGGTCGCTCTCGTAAGACAGGTTGCGAGTGCAGTAGGTATCCACGAGTTCATACCAATACAGTAGAAGTTCGCTGACCTCCGGCAGGGCACTGCGGGTGTGGCCAAGGATTGCCATGACGTCCGAGAAAGTTTCTTGCTCGGCGTACGAGTACCCGGGATGCATGTGTGCCTTGCCACCAACCCAGCCGTCGCAGTCTTGACTCACTGTGTTGCCGCAGTAACATGTCCAAGTAGTCTGGTTCCCGAGATACTGAAGTCGACGTCCAGAAAGAAGGAACTCCTGAAAGGTCCACGCTCTTGTGTACCATGGCTCTACCGTGTCGAAAAGCCACGGTGTGAGATACAGCGGCGACTTGAAGTATgtcttcctcctttttccATGGGCCTCTATCTTGAATGCGGGCAGAGGGTGGTGGGATGGGCCGGTGAGTCTTCTAAAAGTGGGGGACCGTTTGTTGAGGAATCCCTGCTTTACATCCTTTGCGGCGGAAGCAATGACTGTAAAGGTAGCTTCTCGGTAGATGTTACCCATCTTAccgagctccttggccttgaaaTACTTATCATCTTGGATGATGCAGAGTGCGTCGATCCAAAGATACTGGAACTCGAGCTCCCTTGCGACATGAACCGCGTCCTGAATAGTCAAGTCAAGCTCTTGCACATTCAGGCCAGAGATTAGATCCGTCTTATTGCTCTTATTCAGCATGATCTTTTGCTTCCCTACGCCCCAGCAATATGACAGGGCGATGTAGCGCTCTCTCATCGAGGCGGGTATTGAGACCAGTCTTACCTCCTTTAGATCAGAAACGTCGATAAGGAAAGACGGCATGGAGCTCGGCAGTTTTTCGATGCCGCAATGGTGGTCGAACTCACACTTTCGCAACCACTGTTTGATAAGTTCCGTCGTATCTTGGCTTGCCGGCGTTAGGTTGACAGGCGCGCCGACATATGTCTGAGTGACCACTCCAAAATCTCCTAGCGTTACTGTTCAGCATGATACTACACGCAATACCTCTCGTGGTAAAGACAGAATACCTGGAAGCCCCAAAGCAAAGAAAGAGACCCAAAAAGAGACCCACTGAAACCGAAGCTTGTGGTATCGCACGCCTTTTGGATGGGGAGGCATGGCGATGTTGATGTCCACCTTAGCCGACCGCTGATCATAACCTCCAGGATTGAAGCCATCCACGTTTGTGTAGGCCATGAGGATCTGCACAAAGTCGTCGGAAACGTCGGTAGAAGCCATTTCCATTTCAGACGAGCTACGCGCCGCAGCCCGCCAGGGCAGCACCCTCATCAGGTCTGCCAGCCGGCGATACTCTTCT
Coding sequences within it:
- a CDS encoding Putative heterokaryon incompatibility, whose translation is MRTKKSGKTAPSDIDWEILRLKRQVVKDDAKAHACDQCSVLRIKPLPESGQWIRKKDFCRINTSKGEIKRLKASGCMFWAMIQDRLDFEDCKLRLEQACVNVEYDEQKHHARWSNTHYENLAASIGPEVEEEYRRLADLMRVLPWRAAARSSSEMEMASTDVSDDFVQILMAYTNVDGFNPGGYDQRSAKVDINIAMPPHPKGVRYHKLRFQWVSFWVSFFALGLPGDFGVVTQTYVGAPVNLTPASQDTTELIKQWLRKCEFDHHCGIEKLPSSMPSFLIDVSDLKEVRLVSIPASMRERYIALSYCWGVGKQKIMLNKSNKTDLISGLNVQELDLTIQDAVHVARELEFQYLWIDALCIIQDDKYFKAKELGKMGNIYREATFTVIASAAKDVKQGFLNKRSPTFRRLTGPSHHPLPAFKIEAHGKRRKTYFKSPLYLTPWLFDTVEPWYTRAWTFQEFLLSGRRLQYLGNQTTWTCYCGNTVSQDCDGWVGGKAHMHPGYSYAEQETFSDVMAILGHTRSALPEVSELLLYWYELVDTYCTRNLSYESDRLPAISGIAKGFAAALRDEYVCGLWKSDLPAGLVWAASGPRHLQVPFQHPVPDTMPQPSWSWASLNGQVAWTNSHLKKQKDADFEILGYDLELESPNAPFGEVKRGELRIRGLLMSVAPPSVGHKGILVVILGCREMPVQIDYLNDPRLSTGSQSPLSVLVVVNTGNSIIEGLLVVEEGHGRYSRVGWFHTENEQPEPGEQSYDEDPALEGSALGFRAQLRSLWEQNVQEVVLI
- a CDS encoding Putative NAD(P)-binding domain superfamily, which codes for MHLILTGATGLVGSGVLDAMIKMKDVTKISILSRRPIPMADDAKDPRINVIIHKDFERYDPELLDKLRGANGAVWALGISQNKVSKEDYVKITKDYALEAAKAFADLPPKDEPFRFVYVSGEGATQQPGRFSAIFARVKGETETLLSEMRAANPRLRAESVRPAFVDRAHHDAIKPYVPNPGVLYNLMNAYLGPLTRTLVPSFVSPTEVLGRFMTEMAMGKVDDGLAAGGKGIITLNGGLRIVENVGFRRLAGLP